GATGTCATCGGGCTGGATGCCAGTGAAGCCGTGCTGGCTTCCGCCAAGGCAGGCATCGGCATCAAGGAGATTCTGGAGCAGGTCGTGAAGCAGGTTCCGGCGCCGACAGGCAACTCGGAAGAACCGCTCAAGGCGCTGATCTTCGACTCCCATTATGACCCCTACAAGGGCGTTATCGTTTATGTCCGTGTAATGGACGGCAGTATCCGTGCCGGTTCCAAGATTAAAATGATGGCCACTGACAAAACCTTTGAGGTTATCGAGGTTGGAGCCTTCATGCCGCGCATGACCATTGTACCGGAGCTGAACATCGGCGATGTCGGCTTCATTGTGGCCGGGATCAAGCATGTAGGCGACACCCGTGTCGGGGATACGGTGACGGATGCCAAGAATCCGACGCCTGAACCGCTGCCGGGCTACCGCCGGATTAATCCGATGGTTTATTGCGGTCTCTATCCGATTGAGACTTCCGATTATAATGATCTCCGTGAAGCGCTGGAGAAGCTGCAGCTGAACGACGCTTCCCTGAGCTTCGAGCCGGAGAGCTCCAGCGCCCTGGGCTTTGGCTTCCGCTGCGGCTTCCTGGGACTGCTGCATATGGAGATTATTCAGGAGCGGATCGAACGCGAGTTCAATCTGCCGCTGATTACTACCGCGCCGAGCGTTATTTACCGCATTAAGCTGACGAACGGGGAGACCATTCAGATCGACAATCCGTCACATTATCCGGAGATCGGGACGATTGACTTCATCGAAGAGCCGTATGTCAAAGCGGGAATTATTGTACCCAACGACTTCGTGGGTACCGTTATGGAGCTGTGCCAGAACAAACGCGGTGAATTCGTCAACATGGAGTATCTGGACAGCAACCGTGTAACTATTACGTACGAGATTCCGTTGTCCGAGATCGTCTACGACTTCTTCGACCAGCTGAAATCCGGCACGAAGGGTTATGCATCCTATGATTACGAGATCTCCGGTTACCGCCAGTCCAATCTCGTGAAGATGGATATCCTGCTGAACAATGAGCAAGTCGATGCGCTGTCCTTCATCGTTCACCGTGACCGCGCCTACAACCGCGGCCGGGTCATCTGTGAGAAGCTGCGCGGCATTATCCCGCGCCAGATGTTCGAGGTGCCGATTCAGGCATCCGTCGGCACGAAGGTGGTTGCGCGTGAGACCGTTAAGGCCATGCGTAAGAACGTACTCGCCAAATGCTATGGCGGCGATATCTCGCGTAAGCGGAAGCTGCTGGAGAAGCAGAAGGAAGGGAAGAAGCGCATGAAGCAGGTCGGCAGCGTAGAGGTGCCGCAGGAAGCGTTCATGGCCGTGCTTCAGATTGAGTAGCAGCATATAAGCTCCCCCTGGAGCTTTCGGTTTATCGCAGAAACGGGTGCCGTCCTACGCAGGGCGGTGCAGCCGTTTCTTCTTGCTTTTCAGCAGCAGGTACTGTGGCAGGCCTGTATATTAATAGAACAAAGGAGACAGCTAATGAATACAGCTACGAGCACTGCACACCATGGCCGTCCCCCTGAGGCCGTATATATTCACATCCCGTTCTGCACCAATAAATGCTTCTATTGTGATTTCAATTCTTACGTGCTGAAGGACCAGCCGGTGATGGACTATCTCCATGCGCTTGACCGTGAGATGGAACTGACTGTGCAGCACACGCCTCCGGGTGTGATCAAGACGATTTTTGTCGGCGGGGGTACGCCTACAGTACTCAAACCTGATGAGATGGCTTATTTTCTGGAATCGGTCCGCAGGCATTTCCCGCAGTGGGATGAGCACATTGAATTCTCGATGGAGGCTAACCCCGGCACCACCGATATCGACAAGCTCAGAGTAATGAAGGAAGGCGGTGTCAACCGGGTCAGCTTCGGGGTGCAGGCATTCCAGAATGAGCTGCTGAGCGGAATCGGCCGGATTCATGATGTGAATGATGTATACCGCAGTCTGGAGAATGCCCGTGCGGTCG
The sequence above is a segment of the Paenibacillus sp. FSL R7-0204 genome. Coding sequences within it:
- the lepA gene encoding translation elongation factor 4, which encodes MTDVQKRQQQIRNFSIIAHIDHGKSTLADRILEYTGALTSREMQEQVLDQMDLERERGITIKLQAVRLTYRADDGQDYYLNLIDTPGHVDFTYEVSRSLAACEGALLVVDAAQGIEAQTLANVYLALDNNLEILPVLNKIDLPNADAERVKQEIEDVIGLDASEAVLASAKAGIGIKEILEQVVKQVPAPTGNSEEPLKALIFDSHYDPYKGVIVYVRVMDGSIRAGSKIKMMATDKTFEVIEVGAFMPRMTIVPELNIGDVGFIVAGIKHVGDTRVGDTVTDAKNPTPEPLPGYRRINPMVYCGLYPIETSDYNDLREALEKLQLNDASLSFEPESSSALGFGFRCGFLGLLHMEIIQERIEREFNLPLITTAPSVIYRIKLTNGETIQIDNPSHYPEIGTIDFIEEPYVKAGIIVPNDFVGTVMELCQNKRGEFVNMEYLDSNRVTITYEIPLSEIVYDFFDQLKSGTKGYASYDYEISGYRQSNLVKMDILLNNEQVDALSFIVHRDRAYNRGRVICEKLRGIIPRQMFEVPIQASVGTKVVARETVKAMRKNVLAKCYGGDISRKRKLLEKQKEGKKRMKQVGSVEVPQEAFMAVLQIE